The nucleotide window TGCAAATCTGTGAAAGTGAGATCAAGCTAGCCTTACACATTTTTAACGGATACCTTGCTAAATAATAAGCTATGCCTAGTATGGGAGGAATTACTTTACAGACTTTTTTTTTCCTGACTGCTTCTTATTACTTTTTTTGCCACCTCTGTTCTCATTCTCGTTTATTTTCGTCCTGTCACAGTCACCAGACTTTAATGGCTTTTTCTTAGCGCCCTTCTTCGTAACTACCGTCCATTCACCCTCCGCttcaacttttttatctttattagcAATTTCAAAGGAAGTCGGATTTTTCACTTTCCCGACATCTCCAGATGTAGCGTCTTTTCTAACATCGTCGGCTTTGCTGCTCCTTTTCACTCCCCCGACATCTCCGGATGTAGCGTCTTTTCTAACATCGTCGACTTTGCTGCACTCTTTCCTTTCACTGATAACTGGAGATGTCGTATATCTTCTTTTACTAACAACTGAGGATGTTTTCTCTTTTCTAACATCGTCGACTTTGCTGTCCGCTTTACTTTCATCGAAAACTGCAGATGTCGCGTCTTTTCTAACATCGTCGACTTTGCTGTTCGTTTTCCCTTCAGCGACAACTGGAGATGTCGCGTCTTTTTTACCATCGTCCACTTTGCTGCTCTCTTTCCCTTCACCGACAACTGGACATGTCGCGTCTTTTCTAACATCGTCGACTTTGTTGTTTATTAGTTTCTTTTCACATGTATCTGGGATAGCGCGTTCAGAAATCGTCCGGGGCACACCCGGACTACATTTGTCATCAATCCGCTTCTTAACATTGTTGCAGTCCGCTGCTTTCATGGAAATTGTTTTGCAAACAGTTGCATAGCTGCGTTTTTGTCCACGAGAAGAGGAAACAGTAGTCTGGCTGTTTGCCttattgttgacgtcagcacctTTTCTTGTCAGAACTCTACTTTGTCGAACATTTTCTTTGTCAATCTCCTGCTGATGTACATCATGTCTCTTCGCCGTCAACTTACCCTTACTCGCGTCTTGACGTGGATTCTGCATCTTCTGTCTGTCGACACTCCCGTCTTGACGTTGACTCAATCGCTCGGATAGCTTTTCTTCGATAAACCGCCAAACAGAGTCAAAGGCTTT belongs to Hydractinia symbiolongicarpus strain clone_291-10 chromosome 1, HSymV2.1, whole genome shotgun sequence and includes:
- the LOC130647308 gene encoding uncharacterized protein LOC130647308 isoform X2, whose protein sequence is MKFECYRLYLFFIILEHVKIKQQRNRKRIFNQLIKYEYMYSLILQMSILSWIKGKTGSTMEKSMEKLEDFGYYFDKDGVLKNLDGSGKGFIFQVYSSQRENQLRYERLGNVVDKHIFQLLEKEAKLQRITIPIDGKKGSRGFIFASTGYKKAEKLLLLVHGSGVVRAGQWSRRLIINNSLNKGSQLPYIQKAKQLDFGVLVLNSNQNHDDRGDTIQGSETPEKHFHYVWKHFVASSKAKHVAIVAHSYGGVITVHEAAINPEMRKRTFAVAFTDSVHGYMGAMGSEKREFFDWMNKRVCNWVSSREPLDERLGSRQDDCVRMSAGTPVHEETSWKAFDSVWRFIEEKLSERLSQRQDGSVDRQKMQNPRQDASKGKLTAKRHDVHQQEIDKENVRQSRVLTRKGADVNNKANSQTTVSSSRGQKRSYATVCKTISMKAADCNNVKKRIDDKCSPGVPRTISERAIPDTCEKKLINNKVDDVRKDATCPVVGEGKESSKVDDGKKDATSPVVAEGKTNSKVDDVRKDATSAVFDESKADSKVDDVRKEKTSSVVSKRRYTTSPVISERKECSKVDDVRKDATSGDVGGVKRSSKADDVRKDATSGDVGKVKNPTSFEIANKDKKVEAEGEWTVVTKKGAKKKPLKSGDCDRTKINENENRGGKKSNKKQSGKKKSVK
- the LOC130647308 gene encoding uncharacterized protein LOC130647308 isoform X1, which encodes MKFECYRLYLFFIILEHVKIKQQRNRKRIFNQLIKYEYMYSLILQMSILSWIKGKTVGSTMEKSMEKLEDFGYYFDKDGVLKNLDGSGKGFIFQVYSSQRENQLRYERLGNVVDKHIFQLLEKEAKLQRITIPIDGKKGSRGFIFASTGYKKAEKLLLLVHGSGVVRAGQWSRRLIINNSLNKGSQLPYIQKAKQLDFGVLVLNSNQNHDDRGDTIQGSETPEKHFHYVWKHFVASSKAKHVAIVAHSYGGVITVHEAAINPEMRKRTFAVAFTDSVHGYMGAMGSEKREFFDWMNKRVCNWVSSREPLDERLGSRQDDCVRMSAGTPVHEETSWKAFDSVWRFIEEKLSERLSQRQDGSVDRQKMQNPRQDASKGKLTAKRHDVHQQEIDKENVRQSRVLTRKGADVNNKANSQTTVSSSRGQKRSYATVCKTISMKAADCNNVKKRIDDKCSPGVPRTISERAIPDTCEKKLINNKVDDVRKDATCPVVGEGKESSKVDDGKKDATSPVVAEGKTNSKVDDVRKDATSAVFDESKADSKVDDVRKEKTSSVVSKRRYTTSPVISERKECSKVDDVRKDATSGDVGGVKRSSKADDVRKDATSGDVGKVKNPTSFEIANKDKKVEAEGEWTVVTKKGAKKKPLKSGDCDRTKINENENRGGKKSNKKQSGKKKSVK